One genomic window of Salvia miltiorrhiza cultivar Shanhuang (shh) chromosome 4, IMPLAD_Smil_shh, whole genome shotgun sequence includes the following:
- the LOC131022615 gene encoding pentatricopeptide repeat-containing protein At1g33350 has translation MYLFVMNNFNRHVSAILDKCSNLNHLKQLHAHIITLGHGPIHFYALKLIRFCANRDLAYARHIFDKFPTPNIYLYTTIVAASARASDHTAAVLIYRDMVRQNRSRPNEYMFSIILKSWPEVARGYGVEMVQAQIIKLGFYGYPIVQTAVLDAYARCGVEIGVARKVFDEMLERSVVSWTAMISGYTRVGRVWDAIVLFEEMPEGIRDAPFWNSIIAGCVQNGLFSEAIEFFKRMVVEGGVNRPNQGTVVCVLSALGHSGMLQFGRCIHGYIYRNGLSLDSFAVSGLIDMYGKCGSFERSRIVFDKSDQINLTSWNALINCYALHGSCHEAVAVFQEMLRRSREGLKPDAITFVGLLNACTHGGLVEEGRRFFEMMVRDFGIEPRIEHYGCLVDLLGRSGKLEEAMDVVSRMREPSPDEVIWGSLLNACRVHWRADLAEFAVRKLAEMSPGNGGYGAMLANLYGEMEKWDEAWRVRAALAGESAYKAAGCSWIEIDNQVHSFYSVDRSHPRTEEIYAVLRCLGDASRMQHASWRPQQLQ, from the exons atgtaccttttTGTCATGAACAA CTTCAACAGACATGTATCCGCGATCCTCGACAAATGCAGCAACCTCAATCACCTCAAACAACTCCACGCCCATATCATTACTCTCGGGCACGGCCCCATCCACTTCTACGCCTTAAAGCTCATACGCTTCTGCGCCAACCGGGACCTTGCTTACGCACGCCACATTTTCGACAAATTCCCCACGCCCAATATCTACCTTTACACGACGATTGTTGCCGCCTCTGCTCGGGCGTCCGACCACACAGCAGCTGTGCTAATTTACCGCGACATGGTCCGCCAAAATCGATCAAGGCCGAATGAATACATGTTTTCAATTATCCTCAAATCGTGGCCGGAGGTGGCGAGGGGTTACGGCGTGGAAATGGTGCAGGCACAAATCATTAAATTAGGTTTTTATGGGTACCCGATTGTGCAGACGGCGGTGCTCGATGCTTACGCGAGGTGTGGAGTTGAAATCGGCGTTGCGCGGAAGGTGTTCGATGAAATGTTAGAGAGAAGTGTGGTTTCCTGGACTGCGATGATTTCGGGGTACACGAGGGTCGGGCGGGTTTGGGATGCGATTGTGCTGTTTGAAGAGATGCCGGAGGGGATTAGGGATGCACCGTTTTGGAACTCTATCATTGCAGGGTGTGTGCAGAATGGTTTATTTTCGGAGGCTATTGAGTTCTTCAAGAGGATGGTTGTCGAGGGCGGAGTGAATAGGCCGAATCAAGGAACCGTGGTGTGCGTTTTGTCGGCGCTGGGGCATAGTGGAATGCTGCAGTTTGGGAGGTGCATCCATGGATACATATATAGGAATGGACTGAGTTTGGATTCGTTTGCTGTGAGTGGCTTGATTGACATGTATGGTAAATGTGGGAGTTTTGAAAGATCAAGAATTGTTTTTGATAAATCTGATCAAATAAATTTGACATCTTGGAATGCTCTGATCAACTGCTATGCATTACATGGTAGTTGCCATGAAGCAGTTGCTGTGTTCCAAGAAATGCTGAGGCGCAGCCGGGAAGGGCTAAAGCCGGACGCGATAACATTTGTTGGCTTGTTGAACGCGTGCACTCACGGGGGTTTGGTTGAGGAAGGGCGTCGTTTCTTTGAAATGATGGTTAGGGATTTTGGGATTGAGCCACGGATTGAGCACTACGGGTGCTTGGTAGACCTTCTTGGGAGGTCGGGGAAGTTAGAGGAGGCCATGGATGTCGTGAGTAGGATGAGAGAGCCATCACCGGATGAGGTTATTTGGGGCTCGTTGCTCAACGCGTGCAGGGTTCATTGGCGCGCAGACTTGGCTGAGTTTGCAGTGAGGAAGCTGGCTGAGATGAGTCCTGGCAATGGAGGGTATGGTGCAATGCTGGCTAATCTATACGGTGAGATGGAGAAATGGGACGAGGCGTGGAGGGTTAGGGCGGCCTTGGCCGGAGAGAGTGCTTATAAGGCGGCCGGTTGCAGTTGGATTGAGATTGACAACCAAGTTCACAGCTTTTACTCTGTGGATAGGTCACATCCTAGAACGGAGGAGATCTATGCGGTTTTGAGATGTTTAGGCGATGCTTCGAGAATGCAGCACGCGTCGTGGCGTCCACAGCAACTGCAGTAG